In Syntrophorhabdales bacterium, a single window of DNA contains:
- a CDS encoding FmdB family zinc ribbon protein, which yields MPIYEYECSKCGKQFEIFQKITDEPITKCKFCEGRVHRLISQCSFQLKGTGWYVTDYKHGGGTSAGNGSKGGATKEEKTEAKTDSSKSDTSKSETPKPETSKSEKSAEKSGGAA from the coding sequence ATGCCTATTTACGAGTATGAATGCAGCAAATGTGGGAAACAATTTGAGATCTTTCAGAAAATTACCGATGAACCCATCACAAAATGCAAGTTCTGCGAAGGGCGGGTCCACCGGCTCATCTCGCAATGTTCGTTTCAGTTGAAGGGGACCGGCTGGTACGTGACTGATTACAAGCACGGCGGTGGAACTTCTGCCGGAAACGGCAGCAAGGGCGGCGCCACTAAGGAAGAAAAGACAGAGGCAAAGACAGATTCTTCAAAAAGTGACACATCGAAATCAGAGACACCAAAGCCCGAGACATCCAAATCTGAAAAATCGGCTGAGAAATCCGGAGGTGCGGCTTGA